One window of the Eucalyptus grandis isolate ANBG69807.140 chromosome 6, ASM1654582v1, whole genome shotgun sequence genome contains the following:
- the LOC104451083 gene encoding patatin-like protein 2, with amino-acid sequence MERTTSVPLQPPTYGNLITILSIDGGGIRGLIPGTILNFLESELQKLDGEDARIADYFDVISGTSTGGLITAMLTTPNEKNRPVFAAKDVKDFYLKHCPKIFPQDSCPFKPVTKMIKAVAGPKYDGKYLHKVVREELGDKRLHQTLTNVVIPTFDIKSLQPTIFSSYQVKRDPSVDALLWDICISTSAAPTYLPAHKFETKDPTGKVREFNLIDGGVAANNPTLVAMGEVTKTIVGGSSDFFPIKPTDYRRFLVISLGTGTGKVEGKYTAHEAAKWGVLGWLTSGGTPLIDVFTQASADMVDYHLFAVFQALQLHDNYLRIQDDTLSGVLSSVDVATKKNLTDLVKTGEALLKKPVSRVNLETGVCEPTPNQETNEEALMRFAKLLSQERQLRHVKSPHGLANTPK; translated from the exons ATGGAAAGAACAACAAGTGTGCCCCTTCAGCCTCCGACATATGGAAATTTGATCACCATTTTAAGCATCGACGGTGGTGGGATAAGAGGGCTTATCCCCGGAACCATTCTTAATTTTCTGGAGTCTGAGCTTCAG AAACTAGACGGCGAAGATGCAAGAATTGCGGACTACTTTGATGTTATTTCTGGAACAAGCACTGGCGGCCTCATTACTGCCATGCTAACCACTCCCAATGAAAAAAACCGCCCTGTATTCGCTGCAAAAGACGTCAAAGACTTCTACCTCAAGCACTGCCCAAAAATCTTCCCCCAAGAcag TTGCCCTTTCAAACCGGTTACGAAGATGATCAAAGCTGTGGCAGGACCCAAATACGATGGAAAATACCTTCACAAAGTCGTGAGGGAGGAGCTTGGAGACAAAAGATTGCACCAAACATTGACAAACGTTGTGATACCGACGTTCGACATCAAAAGCCTTCAGCCAACTATTTTCTCTAGCTACCAG GTGAAGAGAGATCCGAGCGTGGATGCCTTGCTCTGGGACATATGCATTTCCACCTCAGCCGCACCAACTTATCTCCCGGCTCATAAGTTTGAAACCAAGGACCCCACAGGCAAAGTGAGAGAATTCAACCTCATCGATGGTGGCGTAGCGGCAAATAATCCG ACATTGGTTGCGATGGGAGAGGTGACCAAGACAATCGTGGGAGGAAGTTCAGACTTCTTCCCTATAAAGCCAACGGATTACCGGAGGTTCTTGGTGATCTCCCTCGGGACCGGTACTGGCAAGGTTGAGGGGAAATACACGGCACATGAAGCAGCTAAGTGGGGAGTGCTGGGTTGGTTGACCAGCGGTGGTACGCCACTGATCGACGTCTTCACTCAAGCCAGCGCGGACATGGTCGACTACCATCTCTTCGCCGTGTTTCAAGCCCTACAACTCCACGACAATTATCTTAGGATCCAG GATGATACATTGAGTGGTGTTTTGTCATCCGTGGATGTGGCCACAAAAAAGAACCTGACCGATTTGGTCAAAACTGGTGAGGCGTTGTTGAAGAAGCCGGTCTCTAGGGTTAATTTGGAGACTGGAGTGTGCGAGCCCACGCCCAATCAAGAGACCAACGAAGAGGCTTTGATGAG GTTTGCTAAACTACTCTCCCAGGAGAGACAGCTTCGCCATGTGAAGTCGCCTCATGGACTTGCCAATACACCGAAGTGA